From Hymenobacter sedentarius, a single genomic window includes:
- the typA gene encoding translational GTPase TypA translates to MANNIRNIAIIAHVDHGKTTLVDKIIHASKIFDAHQHFDDLILDDNPLERERGITIVSKNVSVRYNGTKINIIDTPGHADFGGEVERVLKLADGVLLLVDAFEGAMPQTRFVLGKAIALGLKPIVVVNKVDKENCRPDEVHEQVFDLMFNLGASEDQLDFVTLYGSSKQGWMSTDWKVKTDNLIPLLDAVISSIPPAPTLEGTPQMQITSLDYSSFVGRIAIGRVHRGTLKEGSNMSLMKADGSIKKVKIRELHVFEGLGRVKVAEVSSGEICAVSGIEGFDIGDTLADADNPEQLERISIDEPTMNMLFTINNSPFFGKEGKFVTSRHLRDRLFKETEKNLALRVEATDKEDTFLVFGRGILHLSVLIETMRREGYELQVGQPQVLFKEDENGKRTEPIELLVVDVPEESAGKVIELVSMRKGEMTIMEPKGDLQHLEFTIPSRGLIGLRNNVLTATGGEAIMNHRFVDYEEHKGHIPGRIAGSLISLETGAGTAYTIDKLQDRGSFFVDPGEEVYGGQVIGEHTRPNDLTVNIQKGKKLTNMRASGTDDNAKIVPKRQFSLEEAMEYIQKDEYLEVTPKSIRMRKILLDENERLRYAKQAD, encoded by the coding sequence ATGGCCAACAATATTCGGAACATTGCCATCATCGCTCACGTTGACCACGGCAAGACCACCCTGGTGGATAAGATTATCCACGCATCCAAGATTTTCGACGCCCACCAGCACTTCGACGACCTGATTCTCGACGACAACCCCCTGGAGCGCGAGCGTGGCATCACCATCGTTTCCAAAAACGTATCGGTACGCTACAACGGCACCAAAATCAACATCATTGACACCCCTGGTCACGCCGACTTCGGCGGCGAGGTAGAGCGCGTGTTGAAGCTGGCCGATGGCGTGCTGCTGCTCGTGGATGCCTTCGAAGGCGCCATGCCGCAGACCCGTTTCGTGCTCGGCAAAGCCATTGCCTTGGGCCTGAAACCCATCGTGGTGGTGAACAAAGTGGACAAGGAAAACTGCCGTCCCGACGAGGTGCACGAGCAGGTTTTCGACCTCATGTTCAACCTCGGCGCTTCGGAAGACCAGCTCGATTTCGTGACCTTGTACGGGTCCTCGAAGCAGGGCTGGATGAGCACCGACTGGAAAGTTAAAACCGACAACCTGATTCCGTTGCTCGACGCCGTTATCTCGTCGATTCCGCCCGCGCCGACTTTGGAAGGCACGCCCCAGATGCAGATTACTTCGCTCGACTACTCGTCGTTCGTGGGTCGTATCGCCATCGGCCGCGTGCACCGCGGTACGCTGAAAGAAGGCTCGAACATGAGCCTGATGAAGGCCGACGGCAGCATCAAAAAAGTAAAAATCCGCGAGCTGCACGTATTTGAAGGCCTCGGCCGCGTGAAAGTGGCAGAAGTAAGCAGCGGCGAAATCTGCGCCGTGTCGGGCATCGAAGGCTTCGACATCGGTGACACGCTGGCCGACGCTGACAACCCCGAGCAATTGGAGCGCATCAGCATCGACGAGCCGACGATGAACATGCTGTTCACCATCAACAACTCGCCGTTCTTCGGTAAAGAAGGCAAGTTTGTGACCTCGCGTCACTTGCGTGACCGTCTGTTCAAGGAGACGGAGAAGAACCTCGCCCTGCGCGTAGAAGCCACCGACAAAGAGGACACCTTCCTCGTATTCGGCCGCGGCATTCTTCACTTGTCGGTTCTCATCGAGACCATGCGTCGCGAAGGCTACGAACTGCAGGTGGGCCAGCCCCAGGTGCTGTTCAAAGAGGACGAGAACGGCAAGCGCACCGAGCCCATCGAATTGCTGGTGGTGGACGTGCCCGAGGAATCGGCCGGTAAAGTAATCGAGCTGGTGAGCATGCGCAAAGGCGAAATGACCATCATGGAGCCCAAGGGCGACCTGCAGCACCTGGAGTTCACCATCCCGTCGCGTGGCCTGATTGGCCTGCGTAACAACGTGCTGACTGCCACCGGCGGTGAGGCCATCATGAACCACCGCTTTGTGGATTATGAGGAGCACAAGGGCCACATCCCTGGCCGTATCGCTGGTTCGCTGATTTCGCTGGAAACCGGTGCCGGCACCGCGTACACCATCGACAAGCTGCAGGACCGTGGTTCGTTCTTCGTGGACCCGGGTGAGGAAGTGTACGGCGGCCAGGTTATCGGCGAGCACACCCGCCCCAATGACTTGACGGTGAACATCCAGAAAGGCAAGAAATTGACGAACATGCGTGCCTCGGGTACCGATGACAACGCCAAGATTGTTCCTAAGCGTCAGTTCTCGCTGGAAGAAGCCATGGAATACATCCAGAAGGATGAGTACCTGGAAGTAACGCCAAAGTCGATTCGGATGCGCAAGATTCTGCTCGACGAAAACGAGCGTCTGCGCTACGCCAAGCAGGCTGACTAA
- a CDS encoding DUF6630 family protein: protein MIPSETLSRFVQLFTLNDADATQRVSERLALAIQDPAAYQEQFAEELEERGIVAPLPAQELRDIALIDALLGEELAWESDWNETSAEIADGINEILTRQKTTRALLPAALLKRGQPGPEQLDAVQDALESLGLALVLFSLDSDSFPLGVVADAQAETARRLAADLGFQLTVY from the coding sequence TTGATTCCATCTGAAACGTTGAGCCGCTTTGTGCAGCTTTTTACTCTGAATGACGCCGATGCTACCCAGCGAGTGAGCGAGCGGCTGGCGTTGGCTATCCAGGACCCAGCTGCTTACCAGGAGCAGTTTGCCGAGGAACTAGAGGAGCGCGGCATTGTGGCCCCGCTGCCGGCGCAGGAGCTGCGCGATATTGCTCTCATCGACGCGCTACTCGGCGAAGAACTAGCCTGGGAAAGCGACTGGAACGAAACCTCCGCAGAAATTGCCGATGGCATTAACGAGATACTAACGCGGCAAAAGACAACCCGGGCCCTGCTGCCGGCCGCCCTGCTCAAGCGCGGCCAGCCCGGCCCCGAGCAGCTCGATGCCGTGCAGGATGCTTTGGAATCACTGGGCCTTGCGCTGGTGCTGTTCTCGCTCGATAGCGACTCTTTTCCGCTGGGAGTGGTAGCCGACGCCCAAGCCGAAACAGCACGGCGCTTGGCCGCCGACCTAGGCTTCCAGCTGACGGTGTATTAG
- a CDS encoding TrmH family RNA methyltransferase, with product MPLAPSDRLSSPQNPRIKQLLRLQQKSAERRALGLTLVEGLRELTIAVEAGVSVATVYTCPELAGDTGLAALQSLFADSAAAPEWFEVTRPVFEKVAYREGSDGLLAVLRTPARTLADLRLPPNPLVIVLEAVEKPGNLGAVLRTADAAPVDAVLIGDPRTDLFNPNVIRASIGCVFTVPTVAAPVADILTFLQEKGIRSYAAALAPEAHPYTKCDFRGPTALVMGTEADGLTPQLRAACDETIIVPMRGRIDSLNVSVATAVLTFEAVRQRG from the coding sequence ATGCCGCTTGCCCCCTCCGACCGCCTCAGTAGCCCCCAAAACCCGCGCATCAAACAGCTGCTGCGCCTTCAGCAAAAATCGGCGGAGCGCCGCGCGCTGGGCCTCACCCTGGTAGAGGGCCTGCGCGAGCTCACCATTGCCGTGGAAGCCGGCGTGTCCGTGGCCACCGTGTACACCTGCCCCGAGCTGGCCGGCGACACCGGCCTGGCCGCCCTGCAAAGCCTATTTGCCGATAGCGCCGCGGCCCCTGAGTGGTTCGAAGTCACGCGCCCGGTGTTCGAAAAAGTAGCCTACCGCGAAGGCTCCGATGGCCTGCTCGCCGTGCTGCGCACCCCCGCCCGCACCCTGGCCGACCTGCGCCTGCCGCCCAACCCCCTCGTCATCGTGCTCGAAGCCGTGGAGAAGCCCGGCAATCTCGGCGCAGTACTCCGCACGGCCGATGCCGCCCCCGTCGACGCTGTGCTCATCGGCGACCCGCGCACCGATTTATTCAACCCCAACGTTATCCGGGCCAGCATCGGCTGCGTGTTTACGGTGCCCACGGTGGCCGCGCCGGTAGCTGATATCCTGACGTTTTTGCAAGAGAAAGGCATCCGCAGCTACGCCGCGGCCCTGGCCCCCGAAGCCCATCCGTACACCAAGTGCGACTTCCGCGGCCCCACGGCCCTGGTGATGGGCACCGAAGCCGATGGGCTCACGCCCCAGCTGCGCGCGGCCTGCGACGAAACCATCATCGTGCCCATGCGCGGCCGCATCGACTCGCTCAACGTGAGCGTGGCCACCGCCGTGCTCACCTTCGAGGCCGTGCGGCAGCGCGGGTAG
- a CDS encoding sensor histidine kinase gives MKSKIDRNIVIGFALAIGILLLTAAASFWSIRGLSVQTARVEHAYQVLQEAETITAVLKDAQAGTRGYLLTGDTMYLRPYSIATGQLPASLERIQALTVDNPAQRARLDSLRILVEQEFRILRPLTEIKKSMSRAAMQTLLDTDRQTLRQVRILYARIKDSELALLAQRSALQDVFEKATPIVVLVSAVLAILIVVWLVIKIAKELADNRRLQGELADINAEISRRIAQIRALAEQVVQGDYTVKITDTAEDNLGGLATSLNRMTQTLDASFSALEKRNQELDQFAYVASHDLKAPLRGVTTIVKWIEDELAAELSPQLRTYLDQMKGRLARLEDLINGLLAYARVGRTAQTTATVNVAQLLGEVAELVVPPDFTLRVAPEMPSFMTDRLGLQQVFTNLLSNAVKYHQRGAGHLEVTCREAGPFYEFRVQDDGPGIAPEYHQKIFLLFQTLRDRHTAESTGIGLSIVQKIINEHHGSIRVESVPGQGAGFIFTWPK, from the coding sequence ATGAAATCAAAAATTGACCGCAACATCGTCATCGGCTTTGCCCTGGCCATCGGCATTCTGCTGCTCACGGCGGCGGCCTCGTTCTGGAGCATCCGGGGCCTGAGCGTGCAAACGGCCCGCGTAGAGCATGCCTACCAGGTACTGCAGGAGGCCGAAACCATCACGGCTGTGCTGAAAGATGCCCAGGCCGGCACCCGCGGCTACCTGCTCACCGGCGACACCATGTACCTGCGGCCCTACAGCATTGCCACCGGCCAGCTGCCGGCCAGCCTTGAGCGCATCCAGGCCCTCACGGTGGACAACCCCGCCCAACGCGCGCGCCTCGATTCGCTGCGAATCCTAGTAGAACAGGAGTTCCGGATTCTGCGACCTCTCACGGAAATCAAAAAATCCATGAGCCGGGCGGCAATGCAAACCCTACTCGACACCGACCGCCAAACCCTGCGCCAGGTGCGCATCCTCTACGCCCGCATCAAAGACAGCGAGCTGGCGCTGCTGGCCCAACGCAGCGCGTTGCAGGATGTATTCGAGAAAGCCACGCCCATTGTGGTGCTGGTGTCGGCGGTGCTGGCCATCCTGATTGTGGTGTGGCTGGTGATAAAAATCGCGAAGGAGCTGGCCGACAACCGCCGCCTGCAGGGCGAGCTGGCCGATATCAACGCGGAAATCAGCCGACGCATCGCCCAAATCAGGGCGCTGGCCGAGCAAGTGGTGCAGGGCGACTACACGGTAAAAATCACCGACACGGCCGAGGATAACCTCGGCGGCTTGGCTACGTCCCTGAACCGCATGACCCAGACGCTGGACGCCAGCTTCAGTGCCCTGGAAAAACGCAACCAGGAGCTGGATCAATTCGCCTACGTGGCCTCGCACGACTTGAAGGCACCCCTGCGCGGCGTCACCACCATCGTAAAATGGATTGAAGACGAGCTGGCGGCCGAGCTCTCGCCCCAGCTGCGCACCTACCTCGACCAGATGAAGGGCCGGCTGGCGCGCCTGGAAGACCTGATAAACGGCCTGCTGGCGTATGCGCGGGTGGGCCGCACCGCCCAGACCACCGCCACCGTGAACGTAGCTCAACTGCTGGGCGAAGTAGCCGAACTGGTGGTACCGCCGGACTTTACCCTGCGTGTAGCCCCCGAGATGCCGAGCTTCATGACCGACCGGCTGGGCCTGCAGCAGGTGTTTACCAACCTGCTCAGCAATGCCGTGAAGTACCACCAGCGCGGAGCCGGCCACCTGGAAGTGACGTGCCGCGAGGCCGGTCCGTTTTACGAATTCCGGGTGCAGGACGACGGACCCGGCATTGCGCCGGAGTACCACCAAAAGATTTTTCTCCTATTTCAAACCCTGCGCGACCGGCATACGGCCGAAAGCACGGGCATTGGCTTAAGCATTGTGCAAAAGATTATTAACGAGCACCACGGCAGCATTCGCGTCGAATCGGTTCCGGGCCAGGGGGCTGGCTTTATCTTTACCTGGCCAAAGTAA
- the msrB gene encoding peptide-methionine (R)-S-oxide reductase MsrB has product MRFSLLLLFVSALTLNTACSQKRDVAVNTAPPARTIGGKTYFQPKPVTGKPDEFPVRKTEAEWKKVLTPDQYFILREKGTERPFTGKYHDNHEAGNYYCAADHNLLFTSDTKFESGTGWPSFFAPATANSVKVASDNTFGMSRDEIVCAKCGGHLGHVFNDGPKPTGQRYCMDGNALVFEKKK; this is encoded by the coding sequence ATGCGTTTTTCCCTCTTGTTATTGTTTGTTTCGGCGCTCACCCTCAACACGGCTTGTTCGCAGAAGCGCGACGTGGCCGTCAATACCGCTCCTCCGGCGCGCACGATAGGCGGCAAAACTTACTTTCAGCCCAAGCCAGTTACCGGCAAGCCCGACGAGTTTCCGGTGCGGAAAACGGAGGCCGAATGGAAAAAAGTCCTCACGCCCGACCAGTACTTCATCCTGCGCGAAAAAGGCACCGAACGGCCCTTTACCGGCAAATACCACGACAACCACGAGGCCGGCAACTACTACTGCGCCGCCGACCACAACCTGTTGTTTACCTCTGATACCAAGTTTGAATCGGGCACCGGCTGGCCCAGTTTCTTCGCGCCAGCCACCGCCAACAGCGTAAAAGTGGCTTCCGACAATACCTTCGGCATGAGCCGCGATGAGATTGTGTGTGCCAAGTGCGGCGGCCACCTCGGCCACGTCTTCAACGACGGCCCCAAGCCCACCGGCCAGCGCTACTGCATGGACGGTAACGCCCTCGTGTTTGAGAAGAAAAAGTAG
- the galB gene encoding beta-galactosidase GalB, with product MPTLKTLAAALVLLATLPATAQTRQEYLLDTNWKFTKGEVADAAAPAFQDAKWQTVTVPHDWAIYGPFDGKNDLQAVKIEQNNEQAATLKAGRTGGLPFIGTGWYRRPLAVPQFGPGRRAVLLFDGAMSNAHVFVNGKEVGYWPYGYNSFSFDITSYLRADGNNTLAVRLQNQPESSRWYPGAGLYRNVHLIVTDDVHIPVWGTYLTTPEITASSAQVKLKTKIETPSGAFQPLRLQTEIRDAAGQVVATTTTALVTTNALEFEQNLTVPNPKLWSPETPVLYTAASKLYAGEVLKDEYSTRFGIRSFKFEAGKGFSLNGKARKFRGVCNHHDLGPLGTAVNVAALRRQLALLKEMGADAIRTSHNMPAPELVSLADEMGFMLMVEAFDEWKAPKVKNGYSQYFDEWAEKDLVNMVHRDRNHPSVIMWSIGNEVPDQSSPNGSQIAKRLQDIVHREDPTRLVAAGMDRFDDDFKNNFAQVLDIPGFNYKPHRYPEALGQLPQGFLLGSETASTVSSRGVYKFPVVKAKEKKYPDNQSSSYDLESCNWSQIPDEEFVAQDDQPKVLGEFVWTGFDYLGEPTPYDEKWPSHSSYFGIIDLAGLPKDRYYLYRARWNTTQPTLHLLPHWTWPGREGQPTPVFCYTSYPSAELFVNGKSQGRQTKLASDRPETRYRLMWEDVKYAPGTLKVVAYDAQGNAVATEQVKTAGKPHHIRLVADRPALTADGRDLAFVTARVEDAQGNLCPDAAHELHFAVTGAGSFHAVANGDPTSLESFQQPQMRAFHGQLVAVVEAGKTAGALRLQATATGLQPGTVELKTSSPK from the coding sequence ATGCCTACCCTGAAAACCCTTGCCGCCGCCTTAGTGCTGCTGGCCACCCTTCCGGCCACGGCCCAAACCCGACAGGAATACCTACTGGATACCAACTGGAAATTCACGAAGGGCGAGGTAGCCGATGCCGCCGCTCCAGCTTTTCAGGATGCGAAATGGCAAACCGTGACCGTGCCGCACGATTGGGCTATTTACGGGCCTTTTGATGGCAAGAACGACCTGCAGGCCGTTAAAATTGAGCAGAACAACGAGCAGGCGGCGACGCTCAAAGCGGGGCGTACGGGCGGGCTGCCCTTCATCGGCACGGGCTGGTACCGGCGGCCGCTGGCGGTGCCGCAGTTTGGGCCCGGCCGGCGGGCCGTGCTGCTCTTTGACGGGGCGATGAGCAACGCGCACGTCTTTGTGAACGGCAAGGAGGTGGGCTACTGGCCGTACGGCTACAACTCGTTTTCCTTTGACATTACCTCCTACCTGCGGGCCGACGGCAACAACACGCTGGCCGTGCGCCTGCAAAACCAGCCGGAATCGTCGCGCTGGTACCCCGGCGCGGGGCTATACCGCAACGTGCATTTGATTGTGACCGACGACGTGCACATTCCGGTGTGGGGCACCTACCTGACCACGCCCGAAATCACCGCTAGCAGCGCCCAGGTAAAGCTCAAAACCAAGATTGAAACCCCAAGTGGGGCATTCCAACCGCTGCGGCTGCAAACCGAAATCCGGGATGCGGCCGGCCAGGTGGTGGCCACCACCACCACGGCGCTGGTAACCACTAACGCGTTGGAATTCGAGCAAAACCTGACGGTGCCCAACCCAAAGCTGTGGTCGCCGGAAACGCCGGTGCTGTACACGGCCGCCTCGAAGCTGTATGCCGGCGAGGTGCTGAAAGACGAGTATAGCACCCGGTTCGGCATTCGCTCGTTCAAGTTTGAGGCGGGCAAAGGGTTTTCGCTGAATGGCAAGGCCCGCAAGTTTCGGGGCGTGTGCAACCACCACGATTTGGGCCCGCTGGGCACCGCCGTGAACGTGGCCGCCCTGCGCCGCCAGCTGGCCTTGCTCAAGGAAATGGGCGCCGATGCCATCCGCACCTCGCACAACATGCCGGCGCCCGAGCTGGTGAGCCTGGCCGACGAAATGGGCTTTATGCTGATGGTAGAGGCCTTTGATGAGTGGAAAGCGCCAAAAGTGAAGAACGGCTACAGCCAATACTTCGACGAGTGGGCTGAAAAAGACCTGGTGAACATGGTGCACCGCGACCGCAACCACCCCTCGGTCATCATGTGGAGCATTGGTAACGAGGTGCCCGACCAAAGCAGCCCCAACGGTAGCCAGATTGCCAAGCGCCTGCAGGACATCGTGCACCGCGAGGACCCCACGCGCCTCGTGGCCGCGGGCATGGACCGCTTCGACGACGACTTCAAAAACAACTTTGCGCAGGTGCTCGACATCCCCGGCTTCAACTACAAGCCGCACCGCTACCCGGAAGCGCTGGGCCAGCTGCCGCAGGGCTTCCTGCTGGGTTCCGAAACCGCCTCCACAGTCAGCAGCCGCGGGGTGTACAAGTTTCCGGTGGTGAAGGCCAAGGAGAAGAAGTATCCCGACAACCAGTCGTCGTCGTACGACCTGGAATCCTGCAACTGGTCGCAAATTCCCGACGAGGAATTTGTGGCGCAGGACGACCAGCCCAAAGTGCTGGGTGAGTTTGTGTGGACCGGCTTCGACTACCTGGGCGAGCCCACGCCCTACGACGAAAAGTGGCCCTCCCACAGCTCCTACTTCGGCATCATTGACCTGGCCGGCCTGCCCAAGGACCGCTACTACCTCTACCGCGCCCGCTGGAATACAACTCAACCTACGCTGCACCTGCTCCCGCACTGGACCTGGCCCGGCCGCGAAGGCCAGCCTACGCCGGTGTTCTGCTACACCAGCTACCCGTCGGCTGAGCTGTTTGTGAACGGCAAAAGCCAGGGGCGCCAGACCAAGCTGGCCTCCGACCGGCCCGAAACGCGCTACCGCCTGATGTGGGAAGACGTGAAGTATGCCCCCGGCACGCTCAAGGTAGTGGCCTACGATGCCCAGGGCAACGCCGTGGCCACCGAGCAGGTGAAGACTGCCGGCAAGCCCCACCACATCCGCCTGGTGGCCGACCGCCCAGCCCTGACCGCCGACGGCCGGGACCTGGCCTTCGTGACGGCCCGCGTGGAAGACGCGCAAGGCAACCTCTGCCCCGATGCCGCCCATGAACTGCACTTTGCCGTGACGGGCGCGGGCAGCTTCCACGCCGTAGCCAACGGCGACCCGACGAGCCTGGAGTCATTCCAGCAGCCCCAGATGCGGGCTTTCCATGGCCAACTGGTGGCCGTAGTGGAGGCTGGCAAAACCGCCGGTGCCCTGCGGCTGCAGGCCACGGCCACCGGCCTGCAACCCGGCACCGTGGAGCTGAAAACGAGCAGCCCCAAATAA